A genomic stretch from Malus domestica chromosome 15, GDT2T_hap1 includes:
- the LOC103401501 gene encoding cyclin-D5-1-like isoform X2 has protein sequence MTGAVFGFQLQTAYLSVTYFDRFLSKRSIDDEKLWAIRLLSVACLSLAAKMEECKIPALSEFSVSDYDFESKVIQRMELLVLNTLEWKLGSITPFAYLHYFINKFCADQARPEGLFSNAVKLIMAMAKEIDLMDTRPSIIAAAAVLAAFDGWLTRKILDIKMNVISFLQSQDYEHIYSCYNFMQGVVERKAKTPAPKFSISPSSSSMEVLETSSFGTKRRLTFSDSADQSCPTKKAYDRGF, from the exons ATG ACAGGGGCAGTTTTTGGGTTCCAGTTGCAAACAGCTTACTTATCAGTGACTTACTTTGATAGGTTTCTTTCAAAACGATCCATTGAT gATGAGAAATTGTGGGCTATTAGATTGTTATCAGTGGCATGTTTATCCTTGGCTGCTAAGATGGAAGAATGCAAAATACCAGCTTTATCAGAGTTTTCGGTTTCGGATTATGATTTTGAAAGCAAAGTCATTCAAAGAATGGAGCTCTTGGTGTTGAATACATTGGAATGGAAGTTGGGTTCAATCACTCCTTTTGCTTATCTGCATTACTTCATCAATAAGTTTTGTGCTGATCAAGCAAGGCCAGAAGGACTGTTTTCTAATGCTGTAAAACTGATTATGGCAATGGCAAAAG AAATTGATTTAATGGATACTCGGCCGTCGATTATTGCAGCTGCTGCAGTTTTAGCAGCATTTGATGGTTGGTTAACTAGAAAGATTCTGGATATTAAGATGAATGTGATCTCATTCTTGCAGTCCCAAGATTAT GAACATATATATTCCTGCTATAATTTTATGCAGGGAGTGGTGGAAAGAAAAGCTAAGACACCAGCACCCAAGTTTTCAATTTCCCCTTCATCAAGCTCGATGGAAGTGCTTGAGACTTCATCATTTGGCACTAAGAGAAGGCTTACATTCAGTGACTCTGCTGATCAAAGTTGCCCAACCAAGAAGGCTTACGATAGAGGTTTTTGA
- the LOC103401501 gene encoding cyclin-D5-1-like isoform X1, translating to MGDSAETSFSLSSLLCQEDETCLSQLKDESNTSVEFNPCFLFHNDDEYVENLVQKEAHCFGSKGLMDFSASGMSWLKTARLDAIDWIFNAWAVFGFQLQTAYLSVTYFDRFLSKRSIDDEKLWAIRLLSVACLSLAAKMEECKIPALSEFSVSDYDFESKVIQRMELLVLNTLEWKLGSITPFAYLHYFINKFCADQARPEGLFSNAVKLIMAMAKEIDLMDTRPSIIAAAAVLAAFDGWLTRKILDIKMNVISFLQSQDYEHIYSCYNFMQGVVERKAKTPAPKFSISPSSSSMEVLETSSFGTKRRLTFSDSADQSCPTKKAYDRGF from the exons ATGGGGGACTCTGCAGAaacttcattctctctctccagCCTTCTCTGCCAAGAAGATGAAACTTGTCTGAGCCAGTTGAAGGACGAATCGAACACATCCGTAGAATTCAACCCATGCTTTCTTTTCCATAACGATGATGAATATGTCGAAAACTTGGTTCAGAAAGAAGCTCATTGCTTTGGATCCAAAGGGTTAATGGATTTCTCTGCCTCTGGCATGAGCTGGTTGAAAACTGCTCGATTGGATGCCATTGATTGGATTTTCAATGCAT GGGCAGTTTTTGGGTTCCAGTTGCAAACAGCTTACTTATCAGTGACTTACTTTGATAGGTTTCTTTCAAAACGATCCATTGAT gATGAGAAATTGTGGGCTATTAGATTGTTATCAGTGGCATGTTTATCCTTGGCTGCTAAGATGGAAGAATGCAAAATACCAGCTTTATCAGAGTTTTCGGTTTCGGATTATGATTTTGAAAGCAAAGTCATTCAAAGAATGGAGCTCTTGGTGTTGAATACATTGGAATGGAAGTTGGGTTCAATCACTCCTTTTGCTTATCTGCATTACTTCATCAATAAGTTTTGTGCTGATCAAGCAAGGCCAGAAGGACTGTTTTCTAATGCTGTAAAACTGATTATGGCAATGGCAAAAG AAATTGATTTAATGGATACTCGGCCGTCGATTATTGCAGCTGCTGCAGTTTTAGCAGCATTTGATGGTTGGTTAACTAGAAAGATTCTGGATATTAAGATGAATGTGATCTCATTCTTGCAGTCCCAAGATTAT GAACATATATATTCCTGCTATAATTTTATGCAGGGAGTGGTGGAAAGAAAAGCTAAGACACCAGCACCCAAGTTTTCAATTTCCCCTTCATCAAGCTCGATGGAAGTGCTTGAGACTTCATCATTTGGCACTAAGAGAAGGCTTACATTCAGTGACTCTGCTGATCAAAGTTGCCCAACCAAGAAGGCTTACGATAGAGGTTTTTGA
- the LOC103425152 gene encoding uncharacterized protein: MAELKLSESRDLTRIERIGAHSHIRGLGLDSALEARDVSQGMVGQTSARKAAGVILQMIKEGKIAGRAVLLAGQPGTGKTAIAMGMAKSLGLETPFAMLAGSELFSLEMSKTEALMQAFRKAIGVRIKEETEIIEGEVVEVQIDRPAVAGAASKTGKLTLKTTEMETVYDLGAKMIEALGKEKVQSGDVIAIDKASGKITKLGRSFSRSRDYDAMGPQVKFMKCPDGELQKRKEVVHCVTLHEIDVINSRTQGFLALFTGDTGEIRSEVREQIDTKVAEWREEGKAEIVPGVLFIDEVHMLDIECFSFLNRALENEMAPILVVATNRGITTIRGTNYKSPHGIPIDLLDRLLIITTQPYTEDEISKILNIRCQEEEVEMSEEAKHLLTKIGVDASLRYAIHLITASALACQKRKGNIVEMEDINRVYHLFLDVKRSTQYLMEYQSLYMFSEEGDDDVTNAMQS, encoded by the exons ATGGCGGAGCTCAAGCTCTCAGAGAGCCGAGACCTGACCCGAATAGAGCGCATAGGCGCACACTCCCACATCCGCGGCCTCGGCCTCGATTCTGCCCTAGAAGCCCGCGACGTCTCCCAAGGCATGGTGGGCCAGACTTCCGCCCGAAAGGCCGCCGGCGTCATTCTCCAGATGATCAAGGAAGGAAAAATCGCGGGTCGGGCTGTTCTTCTGGCGGGTCAGCCCGGAACCGGCAAGACCGCCATCGCCATGGGCATGGCGAAGTCGCTCGGCCTCGAAACCCCGTTCGCGATGTTGGCCGGAAGCGAGCTCTTTTCTCTGGAGATGTCGAAGACCGAAGCCCTAATGCAAGCTTTTAGGAAAGCCATTGGGGTTAGAATCAAGGAAGAGACTGAGATCATCGAGGGCGAGGTCGTGGAGGTTCAAATTGACCGGCCTGCGGTGGCCGGAGCAGCTTCGAAGACGGGGAAATTGACGCTGAAGACAACGGAGATGGAGACCGTGTACGACTTGGGCGCCAAGATGATTGAGGCTTTGGGGAAGGAGAAGGTGCAAAGTGGGGATGTGATTGCCATTGATAAAGCTTCTGGGAAGATTACTAAGCTTGGTAGGTCATTTTCGAGGTCGAGGGACTACGATGCTATGGGACCGCAGGTCAAGTTTATGAAGTGCCCGGACGGGGAGTTGCAGAAGCGCAAGGAGGTCGTGCACTGTGTCACACTTCATGAGATTGATGTCATCAACAGCAG AACACAGGGATTTCTGGCTCTCTTTACGGGTGATACTGGTGAAATCCGCTCAGAAGTGAGAGAACAAATTGACACAAAGGTAGCAGAGTGGAGGGAGGAAGGGAAGGCAGAAATTGTACCAGGTGTTCTCTTTATTGACGAGGTGCACATGCTTGACATTGAGtgcttttcatttttgaatcgaGCATTGGAGAATGAGATGGCTCCCATATTAGTTGTTGCTACCAACAGAGGAATCACTACAATCAGAGGCACAAATTATAAATCCCCCCATGGAATTCCTATTGATCTCCTTGATCGACTGCTTATCATCACCACCCAGCCTTACACAGAGGATGAAATTAGTAAGATTCTGAACATCAGAtgccaagaagaagaagtcgaGATGTCCGAAGAAGCAAAGCATTTGTTGACCAAGATTGGTGTTGATGCATCCTTGAGATATGCTATACATCTCATAACAGCTTCTGCGTTGGCATGCCAAAAGCGAAAGGGAAATATTGTGGAGATGGAGGATATTAACCGAGTTTACCATCTGTTTTTGGATGTGAAGAGATCAACACAATACTTGATGGAGTATCAGAGTCTGTACATGTTCAGCGAGGAAGGTGACGACGATGTTACCAATGCCATGCAATCTTGA